The following coding sequences lie in one Lolium perenne isolate Kyuss_39 chromosome 2, Kyuss_2.0, whole genome shotgun sequence genomic window:
- the LOC127331870 gene encoding probable protein phosphatase 2C 65 isoform X2, which translates to MGCAHGKCCLPRGGQGRAAGGGLPGGRGGATLGRAAVPGADLVLEYATLTVDGLYPDSPGRESQDAHLVATRFAGDPDLHLFAVFDGHGASGTACAAFARDALPRLLLASPSSSLAADPAAAFRDAMAGVNAEMHAAAGVDDSMSGTTAVAALVAGAALHVANVGDSRAVAGVWREGRVACEDLSWDQTPFRADERARVRACGARVMSVEQVEGARDPDAEGWLADEGDPPRVWARDGLYPGTAFTRSLGDLAAEGVGVIADPEVKSVQISPSHLFFVVASDGVFEFLSSQEVVDMVAMHPDPRDACSAIAAESYKLWLEHENRTDDITIIIVHIRNAQNVLQGARKRTAAAPEHQ; encoded by the exons ATGGGGTGCGCGCACGGCAAGTGCTGCCTGCCGCGGGGCGGGCAAGGACGAGCAGCGGGAGGTGGCCTTcccggcggccgcggcggcgccaCCCTGGGCCGCGCGGCGGTTCCCGGAGCCGACCTGGTCCTCGAGTACGCCACGCTCACGGTGGACGGGCTCTACCCGGACTCCCCGGGCCGCGAGTCGCAGGACGCCCACCTCGTCGCCACGCGCTTCGCGGGGGACCCCGATCTCCACCTCTTCGCGGTCTTCGACGGCCACGGCGCCTCCGGCACCGCCTGCGCCGCCTTCGCCCGGGACGCCCTCCCGCGCCTCCTCCtcgcctccccctcctcctccctcgCGGCGGACCCAGCCGCGGCGTTCCGGGACGCGATGGCGGGGGTCAACGCGGAGATGCACGCGGCGGCGGGCGTGGACGACTCCATGAGCGGCACGACCGCCGTGGCGGCGCTCGTGGCCGGCGCCGCGCTGCACGTGGCCAACGTCGGCGACTCGCGCGCCGTCGCCGGGGTCTGGCGCGAGGGGCGCGTCGCCTGCGAGGACCTCTCCTGGGACCAGACCCCGTTCCGCGCCGACGAGCGCGCGCGCGTCAGGGCCTGCGGCGCGAGGGTCATGTCCGTCGAGCAGGTGGAGGGCGCGCGCGACCCGGACGCCGAGGGCTGGCTCGCCGACGAGGGGGACCCGCCCCGCGTCTGGGCGCGCGACGGGCTCTACCCCGGCACCGCCTTCACGCGCAGCCTCGGCGACCTCGCCGCGGAGGGCGTTGGGGTTATCGCCGACCCGGAGGTCAAGAGCGTCCAGATCTCTCCCTCACACCTCTTCTTCGTTGTTGCGAGCGATGGCGTCTTCGAGTTCCTCTCCAGCCAGGAAGTCGTTGACATG GTGGCTATGCATCCAGATCCTCGAGATGCTTGCTCAGCAATTGCTGCTGAGTCATACAAACTATGGCTAGAGCATGAAAACAGGACAGACGATATAACAATAATCATTGTGCATATCAGGAATGCTCAAAAT GTCCTGCAGGGAGCGAGAAAGCGAACTGCAGCAGCACCGGAGCACCAATAG
- the LOC127331870 gene encoding probable protein phosphatase 2C 65 isoform X1 has product MGCAHGKCCLPRGGQGRAAGGGLPGGRGGATLGRAAVPGADLVLEYATLTVDGLYPDSPGRESQDAHLVATRFAGDPDLHLFAVFDGHGASGTACAAFARDALPRLLLASPSSSLAADPAAAFRDAMAGVNAEMHAAAGVDDSMSGTTAVAALVAGAALHVANVGDSRAVAGVWREGRVACEDLSWDQTPFRADERARVRACGARVMSVEQVEGARDPDAEGWLADEGDPPRVWARDGLYPGTAFTRSLGDLAAEGVGVIADPEVKSVQISPSHLFFVVASDGVFEFLSSQEVVDMVAMHPDPRDACSAIAAESYKLWLEHENRTDDITIIIVHIRNAQNSGPAGSEKANCSSTGAPIALHAVQSGLPVFVPSEANHLNGIAATPSSSSPTERRLSCVAPSPTHPLLEEGKASEASRSMQVEWHSKEGGNELEQPLQLQRPLSC; this is encoded by the exons ATGGGGTGCGCGCACGGCAAGTGCTGCCTGCCGCGGGGCGGGCAAGGACGAGCAGCGGGAGGTGGCCTTcccggcggccgcggcggcgccaCCCTGGGCCGCGCGGCGGTTCCCGGAGCCGACCTGGTCCTCGAGTACGCCACGCTCACGGTGGACGGGCTCTACCCGGACTCCCCGGGCCGCGAGTCGCAGGACGCCCACCTCGTCGCCACGCGCTTCGCGGGGGACCCCGATCTCCACCTCTTCGCGGTCTTCGACGGCCACGGCGCCTCCGGCACCGCCTGCGCCGCCTTCGCCCGGGACGCCCTCCCGCGCCTCCTCCtcgcctccccctcctcctccctcgCGGCGGACCCAGCCGCGGCGTTCCGGGACGCGATGGCGGGGGTCAACGCGGAGATGCACGCGGCGGCGGGCGTGGACGACTCCATGAGCGGCACGACCGCCGTGGCGGCGCTCGTGGCCGGCGCCGCGCTGCACGTGGCCAACGTCGGCGACTCGCGCGCCGTCGCCGGGGTCTGGCGCGAGGGGCGCGTCGCCTGCGAGGACCTCTCCTGGGACCAGACCCCGTTCCGCGCCGACGAGCGCGCGCGCGTCAGGGCCTGCGGCGCGAGGGTCATGTCCGTCGAGCAGGTGGAGGGCGCGCGCGACCCGGACGCCGAGGGCTGGCTCGCCGACGAGGGGGACCCGCCCCGCGTCTGGGCGCGCGACGGGCTCTACCCCGGCACCGCCTTCACGCGCAGCCTCGGCGACCTCGCCGCGGAGGGCGTTGGGGTTATCGCCGACCCGGAGGTCAAGAGCGTCCAGATCTCTCCCTCACACCTCTTCTTCGTTGTTGCGAGCGATGGCGTCTTCGAGTTCCTCTCCAGCCAGGAAGTCGTTGACATG GTGGCTATGCATCCAGATCCTCGAGATGCTTGCTCAGCAATTGCTGCTGAGTCATACAAACTATGGCTAGAGCATGAAAACAGGACAGACGATATAACAATAATCATTGTGCATATCAGGAATGCTCAAAAT TCAGGTCCTGCAGGGAGCGAGAAAGCGAACTGCAGCAGCACCGGAGCACCAATAGCACTGCACGCAGTACAGTCAGGGTTACCTGTATTTGTACCGTCAGAAGCAAATCACCTGAACGGAATTGCTGCTACACCCTCTTCTAGCTCTCCCACAGAACGACGCCTCTCCTGTGTTGCTCCTTCGCCTACACACCCTCTACTCGAAGAGGGTAAAGCATCAGAAGCTTCCAGGTCAATGCAAGTTGAGTGGCATTCAAAGGAAGGTGGTAACGAGCTAGAGCAACCGTTGCAGCTGCAGCGGCCACTCTCCTGCTGA
- the LOC127331870 gene encoding probable protein phosphatase 2C 65 isoform X3, which produces MGCAHGKCCLPRGGQGRAAGGGLPGGRGGATLGRAAVPGADLVLEYATLTVDGLYPDSPGRESQDAHLVATRFAGDPDLHLFAVFDGHGASGTACAAFARDALPRLLLASPSSSLAADPAAAFRDAMAGVNAEMHAAAGVDDSMSGTTAVAALVAGAALHVANVGDSRAVAGVWREGRVACEDLSWDQTPFRADERARVRACGARVMSVEQVEGARDPDAEGWLADEGDPPRVWARDGLYPGTAFTRSLGDLAAEGVGVIADPEVKSVQISPSHLFFVVASDGVFEFLSSQEVVDMVAMHPDPRDACSAIAAESYKLWLEHENRTDDITIIIVHIRNAQNGARKRTAAAPEHQ; this is translated from the exons ATGGGGTGCGCGCACGGCAAGTGCTGCCTGCCGCGGGGCGGGCAAGGACGAGCAGCGGGAGGTGGCCTTcccggcggccgcggcggcgccaCCCTGGGCCGCGCGGCGGTTCCCGGAGCCGACCTGGTCCTCGAGTACGCCACGCTCACGGTGGACGGGCTCTACCCGGACTCCCCGGGCCGCGAGTCGCAGGACGCCCACCTCGTCGCCACGCGCTTCGCGGGGGACCCCGATCTCCACCTCTTCGCGGTCTTCGACGGCCACGGCGCCTCCGGCACCGCCTGCGCCGCCTTCGCCCGGGACGCCCTCCCGCGCCTCCTCCtcgcctccccctcctcctccctcgCGGCGGACCCAGCCGCGGCGTTCCGGGACGCGATGGCGGGGGTCAACGCGGAGATGCACGCGGCGGCGGGCGTGGACGACTCCATGAGCGGCACGACCGCCGTGGCGGCGCTCGTGGCCGGCGCCGCGCTGCACGTGGCCAACGTCGGCGACTCGCGCGCCGTCGCCGGGGTCTGGCGCGAGGGGCGCGTCGCCTGCGAGGACCTCTCCTGGGACCAGACCCCGTTCCGCGCCGACGAGCGCGCGCGCGTCAGGGCCTGCGGCGCGAGGGTCATGTCCGTCGAGCAGGTGGAGGGCGCGCGCGACCCGGACGCCGAGGGCTGGCTCGCCGACGAGGGGGACCCGCCCCGCGTCTGGGCGCGCGACGGGCTCTACCCCGGCACCGCCTTCACGCGCAGCCTCGGCGACCTCGCCGCGGAGGGCGTTGGGGTTATCGCCGACCCGGAGGTCAAGAGCGTCCAGATCTCTCCCTCACACCTCTTCTTCGTTGTTGCGAGCGATGGCGTCTTCGAGTTCCTCTCCAGCCAGGAAGTCGTTGACATG GTGGCTATGCATCCAGATCCTCGAGATGCTTGCTCAGCAATTGCTGCTGAGTCATACAAACTATGGCTAGAGCATGAAAACAGGACAGACGATATAACAATAATCATTGTGCATATCAGGAATGCTCAAAAT GGAGCGAGAAAGCGAACTGCAGCAGCACCGGAGCACCAATAG